Genomic DNA from Alicyclobacillus fastidiosus:
GCATTACGCATCACGTAAATCTGGTCGAACATTCGCAGAACACCCATGATGGACAGAAGGCCGACAATCTGCATCGTTCTCGCAAGACATGGGATGGTGACATACCAGGTCTCCTGCCAGCGATTTGCACCGTCAACCTGCGCCGATGCGTAAAGCTCGGGATTGATGCCAACGAGCGCCGCTAAATAAATCACACAGTTGAACCCAACGTCCTTCCAAACACTCACCAAAATGATGACCCACCGCGCCACATTGGGATCCGACATAAACTGGACAGAGGAAATACCGAATGCATTCAACACAGCATTGACCAATCCGCCATCTGGGTTCAGCAATTGAATCCACAACCCGCCGACGACCACCCACGAGAATAGATGCGGAAGGTAGATGATCATCTGCACGCTGCGCTTCAACCACTGCTGCATCAGCTCGTTCAGCGATAGGGCGATGACGATCGGCGCTACAAAGCCGATCGCCAGCATACTGACGCCAAGTACTAACGTGTTGCGAAAGTCGACCCAAAAGGTTGGATCCGTTAGCACATTTCTAAAATTCTCGATCCCGACAAACGGACGATTTCCAATCAAATTGAAATCTTGCATACTGATCAGCACCGAATGCACTAGTGGATAGTACGTAAGGGCCATGAAGTAGGCAATCGTCGGCAACAACATGACGTACAGTGGTATCGCTCGCTTCCATTTGCTCAAACGGCGGGTCCGATACACGATCGACGGATTCGTCTGTTGATGGAGCAACCCCGTGCTAGCCAAGATAAAACTCCTCTCCTTGCCAAATGTCGTTCCTTACTGGTCGATGTAGTGGTCTCGCAGTAATTCTGCGTGCATTTGCTGTACTGCAGCTTGCGGAGATAGCTTACCTAGAATTGCTTCATCACCGTATTTCCAAATGATATTTTGAGCATTGGTCCAGTTCGCGTTGATGAGCGGCTGATACCCATCCTCAATGCCGATTTGTCGTGCATTTGCATACCCCTTCTGGAGTTGTGGAAATGGATTTTGCCAGTACGAACTGATTGGTTCTGGATCCCCGTGATCCATGTTTTCATCCGTACCAACCGACGTCAGTTGATATTTTCCATTGTTAACGGTGTAATCAATGCCCTTTACACCCAGGGACCCGAGAACTTCACCGGACTGCGTATTCCACCACTCCAAGAATTTGAACGCCAACGCCTTATCCGGTGCATTGGAAGGAATCGCGAAGAGGCTCGTATCCCCCATCGACACAAGCGATTTGCCATTCGGGCCAACGGCTCCCGGTAGAGCCTCTGCATCAAACGATGCACTGGCGCCCTGCGTTTTCGCCAAGTTATTCAACATGGGAACCCAGGCATCCCAGTAGACGAACATGCCAACGCGATTGGAGAGGAAGAGGTTTCGCTCGTCAGCCGTACTATTCGTTACGAAATTGGGATCGAGTAGGCCATTGGCGTAAAGCTTGTGCAGCCATGCATAGACAGGCACTGCAGCGGAGGTTGCATACGGAATGGACAGCTTACCATCGGTCTCGACATATCCATTCTTGAGCCCCACAGCACTCA
This window encodes:
- a CDS encoding ABC transporter permease subunit, giving the protein MASTGLLHQQTNPSIVYRTRRLSKWKRAIPLYVMLLPTIAYFMALTYYPLVHSVLISMQDFNLIGNRPFVGIENFRNVLTDPTFWVDFRNTLVLGVSMLAIGFVAPIVIALSLNELMQQWLKRSVQMIIYLPHLFSWVVVGGLWIQLLNPDGGLVNAVLNAFGISSVQFMSDPNVARWVIILVSVWKDVGFNCVIYLAALVGINPELYASAQVDGANRWQETWYVTIPCLARTMQIVGLLSIMGVLRMFDQIYVMRNAVIDPTVNVLMTYVYDQGFTQMNIGQATASALIILLFSLLLTVFTRRLVRYEI
- a CDS encoding extracellular solute-binding protein; translation: MKTTRRVLTVLSTSVLTVSTLVGCGTSQSNNTTNAAASTTNEPTLTIATGVIGGKNPQENTAFANAIGQALHCKVQLISTTGDYDQKLTAMLAAGQKIDVVYTEGSTLATLAKAGEVTNLQSQIEKSSVLGDPKVVPQYEWNDIKLSSPNDQGIYGVPVKYQGALMPIVREDWLKQLGLSQPKTLNDFYQVFQAFKTKEHAYGLTLSSLYDIEPFMSAVGLKNGYVETDGKLSIPYATSAAVPVYAWLHKLYANGLLDPNFVTNSTADERNLFLSNRVGMFVYWDAWVPMLNNLAKTQGASASFDAEALPGAVGPNGKSLVSMGDTSLFAIPSNAPDKALAFKFLEWWNTQSGEVLGSLGVKGIDYTVNNGKYQLTSVGTDENMDHGDPEPISSYWQNPFPQLQKGYANARQIGIEDGYQPLINANWTNAQNIIWKYGDEAILGKLSPQAAVQQMHAELLRDHYIDQ